One Pyrenophora tritici-repentis strain M4 chromosome 5, whole genome shotgun sequence DNA window includes the following coding sequences:
- a CDS encoding PutA, NAD-dependent aldehyde dehydrogenase, with the protein MATSAISTVLGKTSVKNSPSDFSTTCRELNETFASGRTKSIQWRKWQLKQQWWMIDENENEILAALTSDLGRHEMECRSPDILGLKTDILEHIEKIEEWAVTKPIHDAGLLFGRLGKARLLMEPLGVVLIIGSTIRVVTGGPQETSKLLENKFNHIFFTGSAKIARFITAAAAKHLTPTTLELGGQCPAIVTKSANIELAAKRIAAVKFLNAGQICLAVNHVFVDPRVHDEFLSKLEHYMRQSADTGHMCRIINRRNYGRLQDMVNKSEGKVIHCGLGPKGKNSMGPIIVANVSLIDSVMSDELFGPICPVLKDAVSEAITAINSLPRPLALYIFSSDNAETERIQSGTISGGVTLNDATMHAGVPNAPFGGVGDSGMGYYHGKYGFLGFTHQRTVVEPPTWLDYVMGFRYPPYDMGNLSKLAVPNRLGFRKGETMEDQILGSSRSVRVPWRSLMLVGVLGSFVYWIDSH; encoded by the exons ATGGCAACATCAGCCATCTCTACGGTCCTCGGAAAGACGAGCGTCAAGAACTCACCTTCCGATTTTTCAACTACCTGCCGGGAGTTGAATGAAACATTTGCTTCGGGCAGAACGAAGTCGATCCAGTGGCGCAAATGGCAGCTGAAACAGCAATGGTGGATGATAGACGAGAACGAGAACGAGATCCTGGCCGCACTAACAAGTGATTTAGGTCGACACGAAATGGAATGTCGTAGCCCTGATATCCTTGGATTAAAGACGGACATACTCGAACACATTGAGAAGATCGAAGAGTGGGCGGTGACGAAGCCCATACACGATGCAGGCCTGCTTTTTGGGCGTCTGGGCAAGGCTCGCTTACTTATGGAGCCTCTGGGAGTCGTTCTGATCATCGGC TCCACTATCCGGGTGGTGACGGGCGGACCTCAGGAGACTAGCAAGCTCTTGGAGAACAAGTTCAATCATATTTTCTTCACTGGGTCTGCAAAGATCGCTCGCTTCATCACAGCTGCAGCCGCCAAGCACCTCACTCCCACGACTCTTGAGCTGGGCGGCCAGTGCCCGGCTATCGTGACGAAAAGCGCCAACATTGAGCTTGCAGCGAAGCGCATCGCGGCCGTCAAGTTCCTCAACGCGGGTCAAATCTGCCTAGCAGTCAACCATGTCTTTGTTGACCCACGTGTTCACGATGAATTTCTAAGCAAACTCGAGCATTATATGCGCCAGTCCGCAGACACAGGCCATATGTGCCGCATCATCAATCGCCGAAACTACGGCCGTCTGCAAGACATGGTGAACAAATCTGAAGGCAAGGTGATTCATTGCGGGCTCGGACCAAAAGGCAAGAACAGCATGGGCCCCATCATCGTAGCCAACGTGTCTCTCATAGACTCTGTCATGAGCGATGAATTGTTTGGACCTATCTGCCCAGTGCTGAAGGACGCAGTCAGCGAGGCCATTACAGCCATCAACAGCCTTCCTCGGCCGCTGGCACTCTACATCTTCAGCTCGGACAATGCTGAGACGGAACGCATACAGTCGGGCACGATTTCTGGAGGTGTTACTCTCAATGACGCGACGATGCATGCCGGGGTGCCCAATGCGCCCTTTGGCGGCGTGGGGGACTCGGGTATGGGCTATTACCACGGCAAGTATGGTTTCCTTGGGTTCACGCATCAACGCACCGTTGTCGAGCCGCCTACATGGCTAGACTACGTGATGGGCTTTCGATACCCACCTTATGACATGGGGAACTTGAGTAAGCTTGCCGTGCCGAATAGATTGGGTTTCCGCAAGGGGGAGACGATGGAGGATCAGATCCTGGGCTCCTCGAGGAGCGTGCGAGTTCCGTGGCGGTCCTTGATGTTGGTCGGGGTGTTGGGGTCTTTTGTGTACTGGATTGACAGTCATTGA
- a CDS encoding DltE, Short-chain dehydrogenase codes for MENLTAIITSHPAFEATTRHTVVALKTMQSLSKGSFALGSIVLGWYLNRWANDRALNSNNAPAVFDWNKEIVVVTGGSGGIGAEIVKSLAARGINVIVLDVLPLTYTKGAKMHYYKCDLTNFDELQSIAARIRKDVGEPTITIANAGICRGKPILAASKEDIDLTFGVNNLALLWTAKTFIPSMVNKNHGHFLIVASQTGYTCSPGLTDYSATKSAAIAIYEGLHGEIRRIHKADSVRVSCVSPGPVDTKMFNGIKLGPGIASLNPETLGKKIADIVCGGRAKNIFIPAWAGLTVWMRAMPDWVRVGMQGFSTGIFSQLKPHNPMEGK; via the exons ATGGAAAACTTGACCGCAATCATCACTTCCCATCCTGCATTCGAAGCGACCACAAGACATACTGTAGTGGCCCTTAAAACCATGCAGTCACTCTCCAAAGGAAGTTTTGCCTTGGGTAGTATTGTGCTCGGCTGGTATTTAAATCGTTGGGCAAACGACAGGGCTCTCAATAGCAACAATGCACCCGCGGTGTTCGATTGGAATAAAGAAATCGTCGTGGTTACTGGAGGTTCTGGTGGTATTGGAGCTGAGATTGTAAAGTCACTAGCAGCCAGGGGCATTAATGTCATTGTTCTCGACGTGCTCCCGTTGACGTATACTAAAG GCGCAAAGATGCACTACTACAAATGTGATCTGACAAACTTCGATGAGTTACAGTCTATCGCAGCGCGCATTAGAAAGGATGTTGGCGAGCCCACCATCACCATCGCCAATGCCGGCATCTGCAGGGGCAAACCTATTCTCGCAGCATCCAAGGAGGACATTGACCT GACCTTTGGCGTAAACAATCTCGCACTTCTTTGGACAGCAAAAACCTTCATTCCCAGCATGGTGAACAAGAACCACGGCCATTTCTTAATCGTAGCCTCACAAACAGGATACACCTGCTCACCCGGTTTGACAGACTACTCAGCAACAAAGTCCGCCGCGATAGCCATATACGAGGGCCTACACGGCGAAATACGACGCATCCACAAGGCAGACTCGGTGCGCGTATCTTGCGTGTCTCCTGGACCCGTCGACACGAAAATGTTCAATGGCATTAAGCTCGGGCCTGGCATAGCGTCTTTGAATCCTGAGACGCTAGGTAAGAAGATTGCGGATATCGTGTGTGGTGGCAGGGCGAAGAACATTTTCATTCCTGCATGGGCTGGGCTGACGGTTTGGATGCGGGCGATGCCGGATTGGGTGAGGGTGGGTATGCAGGGTTTTAGTACGGGGATTTTCTCGCAGCTAAAGCCGCATAATCCGATGGAGGGCAAGTGA
- a CDS encoding DDE-3 multi-domain protein: MPGTGHRLQPAVLQAILDRIAACESDRAISRATGASRNTVAKLRLSLEFWGVPYPPRCVRLGRPSILRQAQREGLQAYLNGSPGAYMDEMRDFLYDEYDVRISLASVYRELEKMRWSRKLATKRAKEQSEPLRRLYLARMAQHYKAEQIVALDESACNERTGDRKYGWSPIGEPVELSHSFRRSERWSLLPAMTIDGYISYKIFQGAITSEILEDFLEFQVLPFCNPHPGPASVIVLDNASIHRSERVRVLCQSAGVLLEYLPPYSPDFNPSRRALSSSSGG; the protein is encoded by the coding sequence atgccaggcaccggccaccgcttgcagcccgctgttctccaggctatcctcgaccgaattgctgcctgcgaaagtgatcgagccatctctagagctacaggtgcgagccgtaacacagtagcaaagctgaggttgagcttagagttttggggcgtgccttatccgccgcgctgcgttcgacttgggcggccatctatactccggcaagctcagcgcgaaggccttcaggcatacctcaatggctcaccgggcgcatacatggatgagatgagggacttcttgtacgacgagtacgacgttaggataagccttgcgagcgtttaccgagagctagagaagatgagatggtctcgcaagcttgcaacaaagcgggcaaaggagcagagtgagccactccgccgcctctatcttgccaggatggcgcaacactataaggcggagcagatcgttgcgttggacgagagcgcctgcaatgagcgtacgggcgaccgcaagtatggctggtctccaatcggggagccggtggagctatcacacagcttcaggcgatcagaacggtggtcgctgctgccagccatgacgatagatggctacataagctataagatctttcaaggcgcgattacatctgagatcctagaagacttcttagagtttcaagtgctgccgttctgcaatcctcacccagggccagcctcagtaatcgtgcttgataacgcctccatccatcgatcagagcgtgtacgggtgctttgccaaagtgctggagtactccttgagtatctgccgccatactcaccagatttcaacccatcgagaagagctttaagcagctcaagcggtggatga
- a CDS encoding Pyr-redox-3 multi-domain protein codes for MNRCACDVPSHNYTWSFEPKTDWSANYATSEEIYDYFKSFSDKYGLEKFIKFRHQVIGARWDEQEALWHVTVQDLATGNTIERTAQILINAGGILNSWRFPPIPGINSFKGPLVHSAAWPKFGLELTGKTVGLIGNGSSGIQILPAIKDRVGKLVTFIREGTWVAPPLGGEYKAYSKEDKENFAADK; via the coding sequence ATGAACAGGTGCGCGTGCGACGTCCCAAGCCACAATTACACATGGAGTTTTGAACCGAAGACAGACTGGAGCGCAAACTATGCCACTTCGGAGGAAATTTATGACTACTTCAAGAGCTTCAGTGACAAGTATGGGTTAGAAAAATTTATCAAATTCCGTCACCAAGTCATTGGGGCGCGATGGGATGAACAAGAGGCCTTGTGGCATGTAACAGTCCAAGATCTTGCTACAGGCAACACCATTGAACGGACAGCGCAAATACTCATCAACGCTGGCGGCATCCTCAACTCTTGGCGCTTTCCACCAATCCCTGGAATCAATTCGTTCAAAGGACCGCTGGTCCACTCAGCTGCATGGCCCAAATTCGGTCTTGAGCTTACCGGGAAGACGGTGGGCTTGATAGGTAACGGCTCGTCTGGGATCCAAATCCTCCCTGCGATTAAAGATAGAGTTGGGAAACTTGTAACATTCATTCGTGAGGGAACCTGGGTCGCACCTCCGCTAGGCGGCGAGTACAAGGCATATTCGAAAGAAGACAAGGAAAATTTCGCCGCGGACAAGTAG
- a CDS encoding IspA, Geranylgeranyl pyrophosphate synthase: MSSQALDDATSYIIPLSTYDTHGLCTNYPLRRHKWEAEANAGSQQARSDWIKYIGPIEEFGTCNPINGNYPAVALPFTKPERLSLIAYLMEYLFLYDTVVEHEQQEWNDTDPALGRVQLQAKILLQLASTDSDCTERVKSRLKEALAMTLREKDTHFDSLEQYLECRMVDCGAPLLEALSLFGMGVTLTEEEDAKLEPIRRPCFIAIGLANDYLSFDREYLEFSESVEPKTLKNAVWLHMQWYHVDVSAAKKMVLDKTRQQEDEFLENCARFRRENNDMPEKLNRHLEALAYQVSGNVVWSLNCPRYCPDYRYDPNAGIEDVLTKKSMPEMLGINYDALFVHKADEDSDKQVDTGSDSNTGYSRTSSTDSFTTNTSTEPETHRDASTSSCTSAQSSIGIEKSMAHHLPKGELLDCEHIKAPFDYISSLPSKGARDVFIDALNIWLNVPAPAVSHIKSISNRLHSASLMLDDIEDGSSLRRGQPATHTVFGTAQTINSGCWEILNAVQETQQLGLKAVKIVLEELSELHIGQSYDLYWTEHSRCPSEDEYLEMVSKKTGGLFRLIVRLLLDSSESKAPKGNLHTDMGHLAGLIGIQYQIRDDYQNLYCRDYGVQKGFCQDLDEGKFSFPLLHALSVQPGSKKLLYELIQRRRDAGCLSYEQKLLVLEQLDCAGSMTYTRETLKRLQGEVHKDVKKIEDMTGKENWILRALLQKLKIHS; this comes from the exons ATGTCGAGCCAAGCACTAGACGATGCAACCTCTTACATCATTCCCCTCTCGACTTACGACACCCATGGCCTTTGCACCAACTACCCCCTGAGAAGACACAAGTGGGAAGCGGAAGCCAATGCAGGATCTCAGCAGGCAAGATCGGATTGGATCAAGTATATCGGGCCTATCGAGGAGTTTGGGACATGTAATCCCATCAACGGAAACTACCCAGCTGTTGCGCTACCGTTTACCAAGCCGGAGCGATTGAGTTTGATAGCTTACTTGATGGAAT ATTTATTCCTGTACGACACCGTCGTCGAGCATGAGCAACAAGAGTGGAACGACACGGATCCCGCGCTAGGAAGGGTCCAACTTCAGGCCAAGATCCTATTACAGCTCGCTTCAACCGACAGTGACTGCACCGAAAGAGTCAAAAGCAGACTGAAAGAAGCGCTCGCCATGACCTTGCGCGAGAAGGATACGCATTTTGACTCTCTGGAACAGTATCTAGAGTGTCGGATGGTTGATTGTGGAGCGCC TTTGTTGGAGGCATTGTCACTCTTTGGTATGGGTGTGACACTTactgaagaagaagacgccAAACTCGAACCCATCCGCAGACCATGCTTCATTGCGATAGGCCTGGCCAACGACTACCTCTCTTTCGACCGTGAATATCTCGAGTTTTCGGAGTCAGTAGAACCTAAAACCCTCAAGAACGCTGTTTGGCTGCACATGCAATGGTATCACGTGGACGTCAGTGCCGCGAAGAAGATGGTGCTGGACAAGACGCGACAACAGGAAGACGAGTTCCTAGAGAACTGTGCACGATTTCGGAGGGAGAATAATGACATGCCAGAGAAGCTGAACAGGCATCTAGAAGCGTTGGCATATCAGGTCAGCGGGAACGTGGTTTGGAGTTTGAACTGTCCCAGGTATTGTCCTGACTATAGATACGATCCAAATGCTGGTATCGAAGACGTGCTGACAAAGAAGTCGATGCCGGAGATGTTGGGAATCAATTATGATGCTCTGTTCGTACACAAAGCCGACGAGGATTCCGATAAACAAGTTGATACGGGGTCTGATTCCAACACTGGATACTCCCGGACGTCTTCTACCGATAGCTTTACAACCAATACGAGTACGGAACCGGAAACGCATCGCGACGCCTCTACTTCATCATGCACATCGGCTCAGTCTAGTATTGGAATTGAGAAGTCGATGGCTCATCATCTCCCAAAGGGCGAGCTTTTGGATTGCGAACATATCAAAGCACCCTTCGATTACATCAGCTCACTTCCCTCGAAAGGTGCACGAGATGTTTTCATTGATGCCCTGAACATCTGGCTCAACGTCCCCGCACCCGCCGTATCGCACATCAAGTCGATAAGCAATCGCCTTCACTCTGCCTCCTTGATGCTCGACGACATTGAGGACGGATCCAGCCTTCGAAGAGGCCAGCCGGCTACGCACACTGTCTTTGGTACTGCCCAGACGATCAACTCAGGATGCTGGGAGATTCTGAACGCAGTGCAAGAGACCCAGCAGCTGGGTCTAAAGGCTGTCAAGATCGTCCTCGAGGAGTTGAGTGAATTGCACATTGGGCAGTCGTACGACCTCTACTGGACGGAACACAGCCGTTGCCCGTCGGAAGATGAGTACTTGGAGATGGTGTCGAAGAAAACAGGGGGCTTGTTCCGACTCATTGTGCGACTACTTCTGGATAGTTCAGAGTCCAAAGCGCCAAAGGGCAACCTACATACCGATATGGGGCATCTCGCAGGCCTCATCGGGATACAGTACCAGATCCGCGACGACTATCAGAACCTGTATTGTCGAGATTACGGTGTGCAGAAGGGATTCTGTCAGGACCTGGACGAAGGGAAGTTTTCTTTTCCGTTGTTACACGCTTTGAGCGTGCAGCCAGGCAGTAAGAAGCTACTGTACGAGCTCATCCAGCGAAGAAGGGATGCAGGATGCCTATCCTACGAGCAAAAGTTGCTCGTACTGGAGCAGCTTGATTGCGCGGGCAGTATGACATATACCCGCGAGACGTTGAAGCGGTTACAAGGTGAGGTCCACAAGGACGTGAAGAAGATTGAGGATATGACAGGGAAGGAGAACTGGATATTGAGGGCTTTGTTGCAGAAGTTGAAGATACACAGTTAG
- a CDS encoding UPF0052 domain containing protein translates to MPPNGDNSVPASPTTNTIFKAKGIVVFSGGSAANSLVDVFKTVREGKKCPLSYVIPISDNGGSSSELIRVFGGPGIGDVRSRLVRLIPDDPDHDDSEKAAIKTFFNHRLPKERASAREEWQQIIEAEHALWSNISTAKKELVRSILNVVAYEIVKRRRPSSSFDFSGASIGNLFLTGARLFTGSFESAIYLLSSVCSVPSHTSVLPAINTNFTHHISVGLANGDVITGQNSISHPSVSTALVFAGAPTEIDETEQHDRIEDANLPGSLPTLRKQYITFSKADEEELPARIERLWYINPYGQEIRLSANPMVLNALKDAQAVVYSIGSLYTSIIPSLVLKGIGQAISNPLIRYKILILNSTIDRETGPSSNPYSALDFVASIAKAGEDSKGIFGPVDMSKYKEYVTHVIHLQGPGTPAVNREELKTIGIEAIRLYGRTNKGENFVRYDKRGLIQALEVTMGKRDPRVPSRRNTLEGPTR, encoded by the exons ATGCCGCCAAATGGCGACAACTCAGTACCAGCCTCGCCCACAACCAACACCATCTTCAAGGCCAAAGGGATTGTCGTATTCTCCGGCGGCAGTGCAGCCAACAGCCTGGTCGATGTATTCAAGACTGTGCGGGAGGGCAAGAAGTGTCCGCTGAGCTACGTCATCCCTATCAGTGACAATGGCGGGAGCTCGTCTGAGCTCATCCGTGTCTTTGGCGGACCAG GTATTGGTGATGTGCGAA GTCGACTCGTTCGCCTCATTCCAGATGACCCAGATCACGACGACAGCGAAAAAGCGGCCATCAAAACTTTCTTTAACCACAGGCTACCCAAAGAGCGCGCTTCTGCTCGCGAAGAATGGCAGCAAATTATAGAAGCTGAACATGCGCTCTGGAGTAACATTTCTACAGCGAAGAAAGAGCTGGTGCGATCGATACTCAACGTCGTCGCATACGAGATAGTCAAGCGTCGCCGGCCCTCCTCCAGCTTTGACTTTTCGGGTGCTAGCATTGGCAACCTTTTTCTCACTGG CGCTCGACTCTTTACCGGCTCATTCGAATCGGCCATCTACCTTCTCTCCAGTGTTTGTTCAGTTCCCAGTCATACTTCAGTTCTCCCTGCAATCAATACCAATTTCACCCATCACATCTCTGTTGGTCTTGCCAATGGCGACGTCATCACCGGTCAAAACTCCATATCGCATCCATCCGTATCAACGGCTTTGGTATTCGCCGGTGCACCGACCGAGATTGATGAGACCGAACAGCACGATCGCATTGAAGATGCCAATCTACCAGGTTCTTTGCCTACACTTCGCAAGCAGTACATCACCTTCTCAAAGGCCGACGAGGAAGAGTTGCCTGCAAGGATCGAGAGGCTGTGGTACATCAATCCCTACGGCCAAGAGATTCGTCTATCCGCAAATCCAATGGTGTTAAATGCTCTCAAGGATGCACAGGCAGTGGTGTATAGCATCGGTTCATTATACACGTCGATAATCCCTTCGCTGGTACTAAAAGGCATTGGACAAGCCATCAGCAACCCCTTGATCCGCTATAAGATTCTCATTCTCAATTCCACAATCGACCGCGAAACAGGGCCGTCCTCCAATCCGTACTCCGCGCTAGACTTTGTCGCATCCATTGCGAAGGCGGGTGAGGACTCGAAGGGTATCTTTGGGCCTGTTGACATGAGCAAATACAAAGAATACGTGACACATGTCATTCATCTGCAGGGACCAGGCACGCCAGCCGTGAACCGTGAAGAGCTGAAGACTATTGGCATTGAGGCGATTAGATTGTATGGAAGGACAAACAAGGGAGAAAACTTTGTTCGGTACGACAAGCGGGGGTTGATTCAGGCGCTGGAGGTTACCATGGGTAAGAGAGACCCACGGGTACCCAGCCGACGTAACACTTTAGAGGGGCCGACGAGGTAG
- a CDS encoding DUF1446 domain containing protein, which translates to MVHAKRPVLVANVSGATGDGPLALYRVVREGPVDVVTADYLAKVNIAWLALEMKQDPTKGYEPSFLRQLDHDTAHTVAKRGIKIVHDGGALNPKGLAQKCVELLQSYGINQLKVAYVEGDDVKGLLQTIAAPGYAPHLDIPDRDLSHIT; encoded by the exons ATGGTCCACGCTAAGCGGCCAGTCCTCGTCGCCAATGTCAGCGGTGCAACAGGCGACGGTCCACTAGCCCTCTATCGCGTCGTCAGGGAGGGACCGGTCGACGTTGTCACAGCAGACTACCTCGCTAAGGTGAATATTG CATGGCTAGCTCTAGAGATGAAACAAGACCCCACCAAAGGCTATGAGCCTAGCTTCCTGCGACAGCTTGACCATGACACTGCACACACAGTGGCTAAAAGGGGCATCAAGATTGTCCACGACGGCGGCGCCCTCAACCCCAAAGGCCTGGCACAGAAATGCGTGGAACTGCTTCAATCATACGGCATCAACCAGTTGAAAGTCGCCTATGTCGAGGGCGATGATGTCAAGGGCTTGCTCCAAACCATAGCTGCTCCTGGCTATGCTCCTCATCTCGATATCCCAGACCGCGACCTCTCACACATCACATAG
- a CDS encoding CaiB, acyl-CoA transferase/carnitine dehydratase: MGNAIVQERFDVLQGVSINMDMASLFLMSSALATVDDKPLSDAKLAGRYLKYDLGRTFDPYRQLCTNMYRTRDGRFFHLHGSMNPDASLAMVGMARESAFTTSEDMMEAYAHKVARFDAEWLDVEANEHWRQAGGVCVRADEYAASAQAKAIRDDGLYTLHTFDTDELPAVPYPSVDTGRRRPLEGLRLLDLSRVIATPTIAKLAALFGATVIRVSCPTQPDMGPLLIDGNLGKLDVSLDLKTAHGRATLRRLLDDADMILDGYRPGALERLGFGDAYVRAVARRRGRGIVVVRENCYGWHGPLASRAGWQQISDCVTGVAWAMGDFMGLSEPVVPPLPNSDYQNRPRWHPRRRRQARDPWRQLPCRRLAEPVQSTAAASGPALSRPSAEPAPAASQLCAAPL; the protein is encoded by the coding sequence ATGGGCAACGCGATTGTGCAGGAGCGGTTCGACGTGTTGCAGGGGGTGAGCATCAACATGGACATGGCGAGCTTGTTCCTGATGTCGTCGGCGCTGGCTACAGTCGACGACAAGCCGCTCAGCGACGCGAAGCTCGCGGGGCGATATCTCAAGTACGACCTAGGCCGCACGTTCGACCCGTACCGGCAGCTGTGCACCAACATGTACCGCACCAGGGATGGGCGCTTCTTCCACCTACACGGCAGCATGAATCCCGACGCGTCGCTGGCCATGGTGGGCATGGCACGTGAGAGCGCATTCACGACGTCTGAGGACATGATGGAGGCGTATGCGCACAAAGTCGCACGCTTCGACGCCGAGTGGTTAGACGTCGAGGCCAACGAGCACTGGCGCCAGGCCGGCGGCGTGTGTGTGCGGGCAGATGAATATGCGGCGAGTGCGCAGGCCAAGGCCATCCGCGACGACGGTCTCTACACGCTGCACACATTTGACACGGACGAGCTGCCCGCGGTGCCCTATCCCAGCGTAGACACAGGCAGACGCCGCCCGCTTGAGGGCCTGCGGTTGCTGGACCTGTCACGTGTCATCGCGACGCCCACGATCGCGAAGCTGGCCGCCCTCTTTGGCGCCACCGTCATCCGCGTCTCTTGCCCAACACAACCAGACATGGGCCCGCTGCTGATTGACGGCAATCTGGGCAAGCTCGACGTCTCGCTGGACCTCAAGACAGCCCACGGCCGCGCGACACTGCGACGCCTGTTGGACGACGCCGACATGATCCTCGACGGCTATCGCCCCGGCGCCCTGGAGCGGCTGGGCTTTGGCGACGCCTATGTCCGCGCTGTGGCTCGTCGCCGTGGTCGGGGCATCGTCGTGGTGCGCGAGAACTGCTACGGATGGCACGGGCCCCTGGCATCACGTGCGGGCTGGCAGCAGATCTCCGACTGCGTCACGGGCGTCGCCTGGGCCATGGGCGACTTCATGGGCTTGTCGGAGCCCGTGGTGCCGCCGCTGCCCAATTCCGACTATCAAAATCGGCCTCGCTGGCATCCTCGCCGCCGTCGACAAGCGCGCGACCCGTGGCGGCAGCTACCGTGTCGACGTCTCGCTGAACCAGTACAATCAACGGCTGCTGCGTCTGGGCCAGCTCTCTCCCGCCCTTCAGCTGAGCCTGCGCCAGCTGCATCCCAACTTTGCGCCGCGCCACTTTGA
- a CDS encoding DUF3425 domain containing protein codes for MPKKRSSSAANITNEDEKSQRKRVQNRISQRCSREKKLTQNRNIANFIELVKKAQTGSHENNKVLVNAYAELMQENDQLNEALLRMRKKLLSISNSSEAAANDPIFEKLLEPKGNQRHDLGLSNYAGHDSLLEGDDIERENRVGDPFGAFSREIDYDFLDHFVMPTPCDFPDGPARNVSFFRTLSPSPPTFAAPNSLIGSFGRLSYVRMMDALEKACMIYLCEELDVQHDSTKLHEPATLLDLKLRCMNIASSKMVHDLAAVAVGVAVRYSGVGDYLQGVGAISTLEAIIQWRLAPTEDNIAQIPEPFRPTPLQRNPTHSAVIDMLNWPHLRDRFIMLAKKDRTLNIDQAVRDILFHTVFEVPHLNLSFSTLDAYYNTIGHKQGFPPLSQHEIRRKFEGESPIISQMGCNYTAQYWFEIVREMSKRMHGSNMQNTPKPQPAENHFAHRLGVTRLSGWKLSRKWWEDHSYLVTQQGQYDADPKPTSDLD; via the exons ATGCCCAAAAAGAGATCTAGTAGCGCAGCCAACATCACCAATGAGGATGAGAAGAGCCAACGCAAACGCGTCCAGAACCGCATTTCGCAACGGTGCTCCCGCGAGAAGAAGCTGACCCAGAATCGCAATATAGCCAACTTTATAGAGCTGGTCAAAAAAGCCCAAACAGGCAGTCATGAGAACAATAAGGTTCTTGTAAATGCTTATGCAGAATTAATGCAAGAGAATGACCAATTGAACGAGGCGCTCCTTCGTATGCGCAAGAAGCTTCTGAGCATTAGCAACAGTTCAGAGGCGGCAGCGA ATGACCCTATCTTCGAAAAACTCCTAGAGCCTAAAGGCAACCAGCGCC ATGATTTGGGTTTATCAAACTACGCCGGCCATGATTCGTTACTAGAGGGCGATGATATAGAGAGGGAGAACAGGGTAGGAGATCCTTTCGGCGCATTCTCGCGGGAGATCGATTACGATTTCCTGGATCACTTCGTGATGCCTACCCCTTGTGATTTTCCGGATGGTCCAGCTCGAAATGTGTCATTTTTCAGGACTCTCAGTCCGAGCCCACCAACCTTCGCAGCTCCTAATTCACTCATTGGTTCTTTTGGGAGACTATCGTACGTACGAATGATGGATGCACTCGAGAAGGCCTGCATGATCTATTTGTGCGAAGAGTTAGATGTCCAACACGATTCTACCAAGCTACATGAACCAGCGACATTGTTAGACCTGAAGCTTAGGTGCATGAACATTGCGAGCAGCAAGATGGTACATGATCTAGCTGCTGTGGCCGTAGGTGTTGCGGTGAGGTACAGCGGAGTCGGCGATTATCTTCAGGGAGTA GGTGCTATTTCTACACTAGAAGCCATTATACAGTGGCGCCTGGCACCCACTGAAGACAATATCGCACAGATACCGGAGCCGTTTCGACCAACTCCACTACAACGGAATCCTACTCACTCCGCCGTCATTGACATGCTGAACTGGCCTCATTTACGGGATCGTTTTATTATGCTCGCGAAAAAAGACCGAACTCTCAACATCGACCAAGCTGTTCGTGATATTTTGTTTCACACTGTCTTCGAAGTTCCCCATCTCAACCTGTCCTTTAGCACTCTGGATGCTTACTATAACACCATAGGCCATAAGCAGGGCTTCCCGCCTCTTTCACAACACGAGATCCGGCGAAAATTCGAAGGAGAGTCCCCTATAATTTCCCAGATGGGTTGCAACTATACAGCGCAATATTGGTTCGAAATTGTGCGCGAAATGTCTAAAAGAATGCATGGCTCGAATATGCAAAATACGCCAAAACCACAGCCTGCTGAGAATCATTTCGCACATAGATTGGGAGTCACGCGACTCTCTGGATGGAAGTTGAGTCGGAAGTGGTGGGAAGACCATTCATATCTCGTTACACAACAGGGTCAGTATGATGCCGATCCAAAACCGACCAGTGACCTTGACTAA